The Ensifer adhaerens genome contains a region encoding:
- a CDS encoding ABC transporter permease subunit, which yields MLDRVTRAKPVKAGKIFGAPGDGSSGLISLSTTIVIVALWFLVTESGWVKPLFLPSPLAVWDKFVLALTDGVSNSTLIEHTLASIGRVFGAFLLALVTAVPIGILMGVNRVVRGLFDPIIEFYRPLPPLAYLPLVIIWLGIGEFPKVFLIYLAIFAPMAIAARAGVRSVSTEQIHAAYAMGATRGQVISQVIMKAALPEIFTGMRIGIGVGWTTLVAAEMVAANRGLGFMVLNAAENLESDTVIMGIFIIGIFAFAFDLLIRYLEKVLIPWKGRL from the coding sequence ATGCTTGACAGAGTGACACGCGCAAAGCCCGTAAAGGCCGGCAAGATCTTCGGCGCTCCGGGTGACGGAAGCAGCGGCCTGATCAGTCTTTCGACGACGATTGTGATCGTCGCCCTCTGGTTCCTCGTGACCGAGTCCGGCTGGGTCAAGCCGCTCTTCCTGCCGTCGCCGCTGGCGGTCTGGGACAAGTTCGTGCTGGCGCTGACCGACGGGGTTTCGAACTCGACGCTGATCGAGCATACGCTCGCCAGTATCGGCCGTGTCTTCGGCGCCTTCCTGCTGGCATTGGTAACCGCGGTGCCGATCGGCATCCTCATGGGCGTCAATCGTGTCGTGCGGGGCCTGTTCGATCCGATCATCGAATTCTACCGGCCGCTGCCGCCGCTCGCCTATCTGCCGCTGGTGATCATCTGGCTCGGCATTGGCGAGTTCCCGAAAGTGTTCCTGATCTACCTGGCGATCTTCGCGCCGATGGCGATTGCCGCAAGGGCAGGGGTGCGTTCGGTCTCCACTGAGCAGATCCACGCGGCCTATGCGATGGGCGCCACCCGCGGACAGGTGATCAGCCAGGTGATCATGAAGGCAGCCTTGCCCGAGATCTTCACCGGCATGCGCATAGGCATCGGCGTCGGCTGGACCACGCTGGTGGCGGCTGAAATGGTCGCCGCGAACCGGGGCCTTGGCTTCATGGTTCTGAACGCGGCTGAGAACCTCGAAAGCGATACGGTGATCATGGGGATCTTCATCATCGGCATCTTCGCCTTCGCCTTCGATCTTCTGATCCGCTACCTCGAAAAGGTGCTGATCCCCTGGAAGGGCCGCCTCTAG